A stretch of the Saprospiraceae bacterium genome encodes the following:
- the lysA gene encoding diaminopimelate decarboxylase, producing MDLIDGQYSIQNIPVSELIETYHTPVYVYDSSIIKRQIDRLKAAFDVPELGIHFACKALNNINILKLIEQWGVGLDCVSVQEIWTGLKAGFKPSEIIYTPNCVAPDEVEMAIQLGVQINIDHIETLEYIGHHHPNVKIGIRINPHVMAGGHEKISVGHIDSKFGISIYQMPLVLRLVDTLKLKVNGLHMHTGSDILDAGVFAFASEIMYDTAKKFPDLEFIDFGSGIKVPYKPDDVCTDVEELGQVLSKSFNQFCKDYGRKLKLYFEPGKYLVSECGFFFVKTNVIKQTPSTVFAGVDSGLNHLIRPMFYDAYHHILNVSNPSGKPRVYNVVGYICETDTFANNRVVAEIHPGDILCFKNAGAYCFTMSSNYNSRFRPAEVLIHEGKHYLIRQRESMEDLLKNQVMVEMNG from the coding sequence ATGGACTTAATTGATGGTCAATACAGCATTCAGAACATTCCGGTTTCTGAGTTAATTGAAACCTACCATACACCGGTATATGTATATGATTCTTCAATAATTAAAAGACAAATTGACCGTCTGAAAGCAGCATTTGATGTTCCGGAATTAGGAATTCACTTTGCCTGTAAAGCGCTTAACAACATAAACATTCTGAAGTTGATTGAACAATGGGGTGTTGGTTTGGATTGTGTATCTGTTCAAGAAATCTGGACTGGATTAAAGGCAGGGTTTAAACCATCGGAAATTATTTACACTCCAAATTGTGTAGCCCCAGATGAAGTTGAAATGGCCATTCAATTGGGAGTTCAAATCAACATCGATCACATTGAAACCCTAGAATATATCGGCCACCATCATCCTAATGTAAAAATTGGAATCCGCATCAATCCGCATGTGATGGCAGGTGGACATGAAAAAATTTCAGTCGGGCATATTGACAGTAAATTTGGAATTTCAATTTATCAAATGCCTTTGGTGTTGCGATTGGTTGATACGCTCAAATTAAAGGTTAATGGATTGCACATGCATACAGGGTCAGATATTCTGGATGCCGGAGTATTTGCATTTGCATCAGAAATCATGTATGATACTGCGAAAAAATTTCCCGATCTGGAATTTATTGACTTTGGGAGCGGCATTAAAGTTCCTTACAAGCCAGATGACGTTTGTACCGATGTAGAAGAATTGGGTCAGGTACTTTCTAAATCTTTTAATCAATTTTGCAAAGACTATGGACGAAAATTAAAATTGTATTTTGAACCAGGTAAATATCTGGTGTCTGAATGCGGTTTCTTTTTTGTGAAAACCAATGTAATCAAGCAAACTCCTTCTACTGTATTTGCCGGGGTTGATTCGGGATTAAATCATTTAATCAGACCGATGTTTTATGATGCGTACCATCACATTCTCAATGTTTCCAATCCATCTGGAAAACCTCGTGTATATAATGTTGTAGGTTATATCTGTGAAACGGATACATTTGCCAATAACCGGGTTGTAGCAGAAATTCATCCAGGGGATATTTTATGCTTTAAAAATGCCGGAGCCTATTGTTTTACTATGTCATCTAATTACAATTCGCGATTCCGACCAGCGGAGGTACTGATCCATGAAGGAAAACATTATTTAATCCGTCAACGCGAAAGCATGGAGGATTTATTAAAAAATCAAGTGATGGTGGAAATGAATGGCTAA
- the phoU gene encoding phosphate signaling complex protein PhoU — translation MLQVENEIQELRDQLIEMWDLTIKQLDNTESAFKNFERDLALEVQQTERRVNAFELTIDRACENFIALFQPVATDLRFVLSTLKINTNLERIADIACGISEFVSDSDDRFNAEIIKLMDADKMLTLSIEMLKELREAYILEDTKLARTVYKKDKMLDKLNDVASYKALECLEKFPDEKRQTLHVLSIIRKIERVGDQAKNIAEEIIFYLDAKILKHKKKEKEIN, via the coding sequence ATGTTGCAAGTTGAAAATGAAATACAGGAACTGAGAGATCAACTGATTGAGATGTGGGATCTTACCATCAAGCAGTTGGATAATACCGAAAGTGCATTTAAAAATTTTGAACGCGATCTGGCATTGGAAGTTCAACAAACAGAGCGTCGGGTAAATGCATTTGAATTAACAATAGATCGTGCATGTGAAAATTTTATTGCCTTGTTTCAACCCGTGGCTACTGATCTTCGTTTTGTTTTGTCTACCTTGAAAATTAATACCAATCTGGAGCGCATAGCAGATATTGCTTGCGGAATTTCGGAATTTGTATCAGATTCAGACGATCGATTTAATGCTGAAATAATTAAATTGATGGATGCCGATAAGATGCTCACGCTATCCATTGAAATGCTTAAAGAATTAAGGGAAGCCTATATTTTGGAAGATACCAAATTGGCAAGAACAGTTTATAAAAAGGACAAAATGCTCGACAAGTTGAATGATGTTGCCAGCTATAAAGCATTGGAATGTTTGGAAAAATTTCCGGATGAGAAACGTCAAACACTACACGTGCTCTCTATCATTCGAAAAATTGAACGGGTTGGTGATCAGGCTAAGAACATAGCAGAAGAAATCATATTCTACCTGGATGCTAAAATCTTAAAGCATAAGAAAAAGGAGAAGGAAATTAATTAA
- a CDS encoding gliding motility-associated C-terminal domain-containing protein → MGSVQGNFTKFYWTPTGGLSNPNILDPFVTQKIPGRYTYKLTAEGISTTNLIKNGDFESGNSSFSSSYTFTPVNTTEGEYFVTPNPSSWNGGFTNCGDHTTGSGNMLLLNGHPVAGTNFWCQTIPTVVGRIYQFEFWSQSVVAFNIAQLNVKVNGNSVGTTTAGGLCNWVLYTVRFTATSTSTQICLSESTGIRGGNDFAVDDIALYETCMEMDQVVVEIVNLVARIDILNPPKCSSDPFDLSAIGSSAGPNIRYEWTTDIGKIISKNGLTAKAKGSGIYTVKVIYTNGAVMCEQEASIEFNAPDVLAGILDINGKENCRKDSIHLKALINTGSGLYSYKWSPDSSILRGQSTEEIIINTAKKYSVTITDQGSGCTLVLDYDVPADTLKPIVGIFGDSLINCKKKTINIHAIPSDSINYAITWTKPNLTNTTGISTLSDSSTGIYKLKIIDNRNFCSDSTYWVIKIDTLKPLIELGPDLNIDCKNNTVLVTNLQNNNATNLNYYWSFNNQNRPKEDSLINKQFTQSGIVRLNILDTINGCFTNDSLNVIDLRTIPQLDAGTGGTINCKTNQIQLQAQINPNDSLTILWSSPTGNVVSGQNSINPLVDKKGWYFIRIVDTTNSCENMDSVFVDENTLKPIANAGPDLVFSCKDSLKIIDGSLSSSGLFILYNWTTANGTIRNGSTTNQIEVTTPGTYKLIVMDTMNGCKDSALIQVNPDLNKPIIQLQNPDTLTCIKKSILLSGTASSQTGNPLKIIWTSANGNFISKVDSASVLIDKPGTYLFTATDQINGCQTSSQLLVRIDTMAPIVNAGVDQFWNCETTQIQLTGFASGAANDFLWQTSNGQLLGNPANASIQIGGPGLYILQVQNLINGCRASDSILVIPDLVKPPLVLLPAGILNCKVDTLTLVAQTVNPINRFHYKWLNSSGGILSNSNLPVIQINKPGWYYFTVIDTVNKCSSEDSLLVHEDRIKPIVTVSKPLELTCSRTTTQLDGIITNAGPNFSTIWTTSNGNIVSNPNDIHIDANKEGRYYVIVTNPINGCTSQDSADVIENKNLPTDFQYIAQQPKCQGETGTIIILGVTGGQFPLSYYIDNVLIAGSSVSNLSPGLKKIKIVDSNGCVLVKDIFINQATPVGVSLPPSVKINLGDQLTLNPIFTSPPDSIASILWSPADHLSCTDCPNPVVKNLENETSFTVSYITKNGCTASATILIQIIKRGIWLPNAFSPNGDNINDWFYPIVAEDSYKQINYMSIYNRWGDQVYYKTNFQPNDPSQGWDGTFKNQKLNPGVFIYLIEVEWTNGETKKLWGDLSLIR, encoded by the coding sequence ATGGGCTCTGTGCAAGGAAACTTTACGAAATTTTATTGGACACCCACCGGAGGATTGAGTAATCCAAATATTTTAGATCCTTTTGTCACTCAAAAAATTCCTGGTCGATATACGTACAAACTGACTGCCGAAGGCATATCAACTACCAATCTCATCAAAAACGGAGACTTCGAAAGTGGTAATTCGAGTTTTAGTTCAAGCTACACCTTTACTCCAGTAAATACTACCGAAGGAGAATACTTTGTTACACCTAATCCTTCTTCATGGAATGGGGGTTTTACCAATTGCGGAGACCATACCACCGGTAGTGGAAATATGCTATTGCTCAATGGGCATCCTGTAGCCGGAACAAATTTCTGGTGCCAGACCATTCCTACAGTTGTTGGAAGAATTTATCAATTTGAATTTTGGAGTCAGTCTGTAGTAGCATTTAACATTGCACAACTCAATGTGAAGGTTAATGGAAATTCTGTTGGCACAACTACAGCAGGTGGTTTGTGCAATTGGGTTCTATACACCGTTCGGTTTACTGCAACGTCAACTTCTACCCAAATCTGTTTAAGTGAATCCACCGGGATTCGGGGTGGCAATGACTTTGCAGTGGATGACATTGCTTTGTATGAAACCTGCATGGAAATGGATCAAGTAGTCGTTGAAATTGTAAACCTGGTTGCCAGAATTGACATTTTGAATCCTCCCAAATGTTCTTCCGATCCATTTGACTTATCTGCGATTGGATCTTCAGCGGGTCCCAACATTCGTTATGAATGGACAACTGACATTGGAAAAATTATTTCAAAAAATGGATTAACTGCTAAAGCCAAAGGTTCCGGTATTTATACCGTAAAAGTAATCTATACCAATGGGGCAGTGATGTGTGAACAGGAAGCCTCCATAGAATTTAATGCTCCCGATGTACTCGCAGGTATTTTGGATATCAATGGGAAAGAAAATTGCCGGAAAGATTCTATCCATCTTAAAGCCTTGATCAATACAGGAAGTGGATTGTATAGTTATAAATGGAGCCCTGATTCCAGTATATTGAGAGGCCAGTCGACGGAAGAAATTATTATTAATACTGCTAAAAAATATTCTGTTACCATTACAGACCAGGGTTCTGGATGCACGCTGGTATTAGACTATGATGTTCCGGCAGATACCTTGAAACCTATAGTTGGAATTTTTGGGGACAGCTTAATTAACTGTAAGAAAAAAACAATTAACATTCATGCAATTCCATCTGATAGCATTAACTATGCAATTACCTGGACCAAACCTAACCTGACCAACACTACGGGCATTTCCACACTTTCAGATTCTTCAACCGGAATTTATAAATTAAAAATTATTGACAATAGAAATTTCTGTAGCGATAGCACATATTGGGTTATTAAGATTGATACCCTAAAGCCGCTTATAGAATTAGGTCCTGATTTAAACATTGATTGTAAAAACAACACAGTTCTTGTTACTAATTTGCAAAATAATAATGCTACCAATTTAAATTATTATTGGAGCTTTAACAATCAGAATAGACCAAAAGAAGACAGTCTTATTAATAAACAATTTACCCAATCTGGAATTGTTCGTCTTAATATACTCGATACCATCAATGGATGCTTTACCAACGATAGTCTGAATGTAATAGACCTAAGAACCATACCACAACTTGATGCCGGTACCGGTGGAACGATAAACTGCAAGACCAATCAAATTCAATTACAAGCACAAATTAATCCAAACGATTCCTTGACCATTCTATGGTCCAGTCCAACCGGAAATGTTGTCTCCGGACAAAATAGCATCAATCCATTGGTTGATAAAAAAGGATGGTATTTCATTCGCATAGTTGATACAACAAATTCTTGTGAAAACATGGACTCTGTTTTTGTCGATGAAAACACTTTAAAACCCATTGCGAATGCAGGGCCTGATTTAGTGTTTAGCTGCAAGGATAGTTTAAAAATTATAGACGGTTCCCTTAGCAGTTCCGGTTTATTCATTTTATACAATTGGACTACTGCCAATGGAACGATTCGCAATGGAAGTACTACCAATCAAATTGAAGTCACGACTCCAGGAACGTACAAATTAATTGTAATGGATACGATGAATGGCTGCAAAGACAGTGCATTGATACAAGTTAATCCAGATTTAAATAAGCCCATAATTCAATTACAAAATCCAGATACTCTTACGTGCATTAAAAAAAGTATCCTTTTATCTGGAACCGCAAGTTCACAAACTGGGAATCCACTAAAGATAATTTGGACAAGCGCTAATGGAAACTTTATCAGTAAAGTAGATTCTGCTTCAGTTTTAATTGACAAACCTGGAACTTATTTATTTACAGCCACTGATCAAATCAATGGATGCCAGACAAGCAGTCAACTGCTTGTCCGAATAGATACCATGGCACCGATTGTCAATGCTGGAGTGGACCAATTTTGGAATTGCGAAACCACACAAATTCAATTAACAGGTTTTGCTTCAGGTGCAGCGAATGATTTTTTATGGCAAACCAGTAACGGTCAATTGTTAGGAAATCCTGCCAATGCCTCGATTCAAATTGGAGGTCCCGGTTTATACATTTTACAAGTGCAAAATTTAATTAATGGATGCAGAGCCAGTGATTCGATCCTTGTTATTCCGGATCTTGTCAAACCCCCTTTGGTATTATTACCTGCCGGAATCCTCAATTGCAAAGTAGATACTTTAACTTTAGTTGCACAAACCGTAAACCCAATAAACAGGTTCCACTATAAATGGTTAAACAGTTCCGGTGGAATTCTTAGCAATTCAAATTTACCTGTGATTCAGATCAATAAACCCGGTTGGTATTATTTTACTGTAATTGATACTGTAAATAAATGCAGCTCAGAAGATAGTTTATTGGTACATGAAGATCGAATAAAACCTATTGTCACTGTTTCGAAACCATTGGAACTTACTTGTTCCAGAACAACGACCCAATTAGATGGTATTATAACCAATGCCGGTCCGAATTTTTCCACAATTTGGACCACATCAAACGGAAACATTGTTTCAAATCCAAATGATATTCATATAGATGCAAATAAAGAAGGTCGGTACTATGTTATTGTGACGAATCCTATTAATGGATGTACGAGTCAGGATTCAGCAGATGTAATTGAAAATAAAAATCTCCCAACAGATTTTCAATACATAGCGCAACAACCAAAATGCCAGGGTGAAACCGGAACAATAATAATATTGGGAGTTACCGGAGGTCAATTCCCATTGAGCTATTATATAGACAATGTTTTGATTGCTGGAAGTAGTGTTTCAAACTTAAGTCCTGGATTGAAAAAGATTAAAATCGTAGATTCAAACGGTTGCGTGCTTGTAAAAGATATTTTTATAAATCAGGCCACACCGGTTGGAGTAAGTTTGCCTCCCAGTGTAAAAATAAATCTAGGGGACCAGCTAACATTAAATCCAATATTTACAAGCCCTCCGGATTCTATTGCAAGCATACTCTGGAGTCCTGCAGATCATTTAAGCTGTACAGATTGTCCAAATCCTGTTGTTAAAAACCTTGAAAATGAAACTTCATTTACGGTTAGCTACATCACAAAGAATGGTTGCACAGCTAGCGCCACGATATTAATACAGATTATAAAAAGAGGCATTTGGCTACCAAATGCATTTAGTCCAAATGGAGACAATATCAATGACTGGTTTTATCCTATTGTTGCTGAAGACAGTTATAAACAGATTAATTACATGAGCATTTACAATCGTTGGGGTGATCAGGTTTATTACAAAACAAATTTTCAACCAAATGATCCTTCCCAGGGCTGGGATGGAACTTTCAAAAATCAAAAATTAAATCCTGGCGTATTTATTTACTTGATTGAAGTGGAATGGACCAACGGAGAAACTAAAAAGCTTTGGGGTGATTTGAGTTTAATCCGTTAA
- a CDS encoding VIT1/CCC1 transporter family protein → MINQKNIQTEVDAGFLYSYLAETESDPNVAKIFYEMADIESGHAKAFLAKNSIGLSKLPKPSWRAKTLKMVGKFFGNDYVLGVLLDTEKSISNAILKTRSEGKTNPSISDTAHVSILKNILNTNTTISGTSLARFEKRHRSVGGNALRAAVLGGNDGLVSNFSLVMGIAGATSGQNEVLLTGLAGLLAGALSMSLGEWISVKSSQELYENQMQLELDELESNPEGEEREMALIYIAKGIPEDQARKMASELIKNTKQAHQLLVKEELGINPEELKGSAMEAAITSFILFAVGAVIPVIPYFFIGGMKAVFFSAGLSAIGLFIIGSSITLFTGKNVWYSGIRQVLFGLMAAAITFGIGSLIGVSIAG, encoded by the coding sequence ATGATTAATCAGAAGAACATACAAACCGAAGTAGATGCAGGTTTTTTATATTCCTATTTAGCAGAAACAGAAAGTGATCCGAATGTTGCTAAGATTTTTTATGAAATGGCCGACATTGAATCCGGTCATGCAAAAGCTTTTCTTGCCAAAAATAGTATCGGACTTTCAAAATTACCTAAACCATCCTGGAGAGCGAAAACTTTAAAAATGGTTGGAAAATTTTTCGGAAACGATTATGTTCTTGGTGTATTGTTAGATACTGAAAAAAGTATTTCTAATGCTATTTTAAAAACAAGATCTGAAGGGAAAACAAATCCATCTATTTCTGATACTGCGCATGTGAGTATCTTAAAGAATATACTTAACACGAATACCACGATATCTGGAACAAGCCTTGCTCGTTTTGAAAAAAGGCACCGTTCCGTTGGAGGCAATGCATTGCGGGCAGCTGTTTTAGGAGGAAATGATGGACTGGTCTCCAATTTTAGTTTAGTTATGGGGATTGCAGGTGCAACCAGTGGACAAAATGAAGTATTGTTGACTGGCTTGGCAGGATTATTGGCAGGAGCCTTATCCATGTCCTTGGGTGAATGGATTTCGGTTAAAAGTTCGCAAGAGCTCTATGAAAATCAAATGCAATTGGAACTGGATGAATTGGAAAGTAATCCTGAAGGAGAAGAAAGAGAAATGGCTTTAATTTATATTGCAAAGGGTATTCCAGAAGATCAGGCTCGAAAAATGGCCAGTGAATTGATTAAAAATACAAAACAAGCTCATCAATTATTGGTCAAAGAAGAATTAGGGATTAATCCGGAGGAATTAAAAGGTTCTGCAATGGAAGCTGCCATAACTTCATTTATATTATTTGCGGTTGGGGCCGTTATTCCTGTGATTCCTTATTTTTTTATTGGTGGCATGAAAGCCGTTTTCTTTAGTGCCGGATTGAGTGCTATTGGATTATTTATAATTGGTTCGTCCATTACTTTATTCACAGGAAAAAATGTTTGGTATTCTGGTATAAGGCAAGTTCTTTTTGGTTTAATGGCTGCTGCAATAACTTTTGGCATTGGAAGTTTGATTGGTGTTTCAATTGCCGGTTAA
- a CDS encoding histidine phosphatase family protein: MPIYKISLYLVSLTLSSFFLSCEKDPETIIKTVTVTDTLVIHKTDTLILKQYIEDSATTFILSRHTETTGIGTDPSLSALGQERATELARVLKNTKIQAVYSTNYNRTKETSSKIASNNSVSTQIYDPAKLDELVNSILNQYHNQVAYIVGHSNTTNVLLNILIGTNVYGNIPDSEYDNLYIVNVSSKGHAKVLHLKYGK, encoded by the coding sequence ATGCCTATATATAAAATAAGCTTGTATTTGGTATCCTTAACACTTTCCTCCTTTTTCCTTTCATGCGAAAAAGATCCGGAAACCATTATAAAAACAGTAACTGTGACCGATACCTTAGTAATCCATAAAACGGATACGTTAATTCTAAAACAATACATTGAGGATTCTGCAACAACCTTTATTTTGTCCAGGCATACTGAAACTACAGGAATCGGTACAGATCCATCGCTTAGCGCCTTGGGACAAGAACGAGCCACTGAATTGGCCCGGGTTCTAAAAAATACTAAAATTCAGGCTGTGTATTCTACAAACTACAACCGCACCAAAGAAACAAGTTCAAAAATTGCATCCAATAACTCCGTATCCACACAAATTTATGACCCTGCTAAATTGGACGAATTGGTAAACTCCATTTTGAATCAATACCACAATCAGGTAGCTTACATTGTAGGACATTCAAATACCACCAATGTCTTACTCAATATTCTTATTGGTACCAATGTATATGGCAACATACCAGATTCTGAATATGATAATCTCTATATTGTCAATGTAAGTTCAAAGGGACATGCAAAGGTTTTGCATTTGAAATATGGAAAATAA
- a CDS encoding phosphate ABC transporter ATP-binding protein, which produces MHAKLETKHAELYYSDFHALKNVSVQIPEKTVTALIGPSGCGKSTFLRLFNRMNDLIEGVKISGEILKDGKDIYKIRTSAIDALRRKIGMVFQKPNPFPKSIFENVAYGLRVNGIQDKKVIEEQVEKALHQAALWNEVKDKLKKSAFDLSGGQQQRLCIARALAIEPSVLLMDEPASALDPISTSKIEELIYDLKNNFTILIVTHNMQQASRVSDYTGFFLMGELVEFNETKKIFTNPDKQQTENYITGRFG; this is translated from the coding sequence ATGCACGCTAAATTAGAAACAAAACACGCTGAATTATATTATTCTGATTTTCACGCTTTAAAGAATGTATCTGTTCAAATACCAGAAAAGACAGTAACCGCTTTAATCGGACCGTCAGGTTGTGGAAAATCAACTTTTCTGCGATTATTTAATAGAATGAATGATCTGATCGAAGGGGTTAAAATTTCAGGAGAGATTCTCAAGGATGGGAAAGATATTTATAAAATACGTACTTCAGCCATTGATGCTTTACGCAGAAAGATTGGGATGGTGTTTCAAAAGCCAAATCCCTTCCCAAAAAGTATATTTGAAAATGTTGCATATGGATTACGTGTCAATGGGATTCAGGATAAGAAAGTGATCGAAGAGCAAGTTGAAAAAGCTTTGCACCAGGCAGCACTGTGGAATGAAGTAAAAGACAAATTAAAAAAATCGGCTTTCGACCTTTCGGGGGGACAACAACAAAGACTTTGTATCGCACGCGCATTGGCAATTGAACCTTCTGTATTGCTGATGGATGAACCGGCATCGGCATTGGACCCCATTTCTACCAGTAAAATTGAGGAATTAATATATGATTTAAAGAATAACTTCACCATTTTAATAGTCACCCACAACATGCAACAGGCAAGTCGTGTTAGTGATTATACCGGTTTTTTCTTAATGGGTGAATTGGTTGAATTTAATGAAACTAAGAAAATATTTACAAATCCAGATAAACAACAAACCGAGAATTACATTACCGGACGTTTTGGTTAA
- a CDS encoding T9SS type A sorting domain-containing protein gives MKNGYLSLFFTLLGGFSLYSQNVLTEDFIFDPIDSLENLGNWYRSGINSDFNIKVVSPGLEYDGYVGSGRGNCSQIKNAGEGDVILRRFSPDITSGAAYMSLLIKVDSLPTTLTQGYCISFNPNTGGTNLNTALHIKRLTDTSFNLGVRKIGIVDFSNSTFEIHKTYLVVLKYAIYPGTSNDSSRLYVFTNGVPAEEPNIPLAGTIDGDDFTGQAFVCLSNNYAQTGMLGCDIKIDAIRVGTSWETSVLAVLTSVADEKSVQDFKNENFPNPFHSNTKISYQLPEKGRVKVSIYNANGIQCAELIDKIEESGTHEVEWDASNMPAGNYSCLIQFNGKTISNKLLLIK, from the coding sequence ATGAAAAACGGCTACCTGTCTTTATTTTTTACCCTGCTAGGTGGGTTCAGTTTATATTCCCAAAATGTACTTACAGAAGATTTTATTTTTGATCCAATTGATAGTTTAGAAAATTTAGGCAATTGGTATCGCAGTGGTATAAATTCAGATTTCAATATTAAAGTCGTTTCTCCCGGACTTGAATATGATGGATATGTTGGATCGGGTCGGGGGAATTGCAGCCAAATTAAAAATGCAGGTGAAGGAGATGTTATTTTGAGAAGATTTAGTCCAGACATTACTTCAGGTGCAGCATACATGTCTTTATTAATTAAAGTTGATAGCCTGCCTACGACCCTTACACAAGGATACTGCATTTCTTTCAATCCAAATACAGGTGGCACCAATCTTAATACTGCTTTACATATTAAAAGGCTAACTGACACAAGCTTTAACCTGGGTGTTCGGAAGATTGGAATTGTAGATTTTAGTAATTCAACTTTTGAGATACATAAAACTTACCTCGTCGTTCTGAAATATGCCATTTATCCAGGTACAAGCAATGATTCATCCAGGTTGTATGTATTTACAAATGGAGTGCCCGCTGAAGAACCTAATATTCCATTGGCAGGAACCATTGATGGGGATGATTTCACAGGACAAGCATTTGTTTGTTTAAGCAATAATTATGCACAAACAGGTATGCTCGGTTGTGACATTAAAATCGACGCCATTCGGGTAGGCACTTCATGGGAAACCAGTGTGTTAGCCGTATTGACTTCTGTTGCCGATGAAAAGTCTGTCCAAGATTTTAAAAATGAAAATTTTCCAAATCCATTTCATAGCAATACAAAAATCAGTTATCAGCTACCGGAGAAAGGAAGGGTAAAAGTTAGCATTTACAATGCGAATGGAATTCAATGCGCTGAGCTAATTGATAAAATTGAAGAAAGCGGAACGCATGAAGTAGAATGGGATGCTAGCAATATGCCAGCCGGCAATTATTCCTGTTTAATCCAATTTAATGGAAAGACAATTAGCAATAAATTGTTGTTGATAAAATAA
- a CDS encoding phosphatase PAP2 family protein yields the protein MNLKISYYLLFAFMSFVSYSQIEPERHLIPKSETLNSTDKLLKFDYKQLILPSIGIVYGIVGIENHTLRFINGTIQHELGEHIDRKLSIDDFSQYAPAACGLGLDIFGLNSKHSLKQRSIALTCSYIIMTAVVLSLKYSTKIERPDKTSFNSFPSGHTATAFAGAEFLWQEYKDHSIWIGIAGYTIATGTGVFRMLNNRHWLTDIATGAGIGMLSTKLAYWLYPGINRTLFRQTQKSVGMGISPDFSTDYFGIKISISGI from the coding sequence ATGAATTTAAAAATAAGTTATTACCTATTATTTGCTTTCATGTCCTTTGTATCTTACTCGCAAATAGAACCAGAACGTCATCTGATACCGAAATCAGAAACCTTAAATTCAACTGACAAATTATTAAAGTTTGATTACAAGCAATTGATACTTCCTTCAATTGGAATTGTGTATGGAATTGTAGGCATTGAAAATCATACGTTGCGATTTATTAATGGTACGATACAACATGAGCTTGGAGAACATATAGATCGCAAATTAAGTATTGACGATTTTAGTCAGTATGCACCGGCTGCATGTGGATTGGGTCTTGATATTTTTGGTTTAAATTCTAAACACAGTTTAAAGCAACGAAGTATTGCATTGACCTGTTCCTACATCATTATGACTGCTGTCGTTTTGAGTTTAAAATATAGTACCAAGATTGAACGTCCTGATAAAACTTCATTTAATTCGTTTCCTTCCGGACATACTGCAACTGCATTTGCCGGTGCAGAGTTTTTATGGCAGGAATACAAGGATCATTCTATCTGGATTGGGATAGCAGGTTATACTATTGCAACAGGAACGGGAGTATTTAGAATGCTTAATAACAGACATTGGTTGACCGATATCGCAACAGGAGCCGGTATTGGAATGCTGAGCACGAAACTAGCCTATTGGCTCTATCCGGGTATCAATCGAACCTTATTTAGGCAGACTCAAAAGTCGGTAGGAATGGGTATTTCTCCGGATTTTTCTACTGATTATTTTGGTATAAAGATCTCAATATCAGGAATATAA